The Silvanigrella paludirubra genome contains a region encoding:
- a CDS encoding phosphoglycerate kinase, protein MAKRIRTLEDLDFSSNTQPVVLLRLDLNVPIKKGKISDETRIKAALPTIKWLLEKNAKIIACSHLGRPKGIGFEEEFSIAPVGTRLAELLNLEVVLAHDFVEDGFGKIVYDLKPGQIILLENLRFHKEEQAGNENFANKLAQYAEFYVNDAFGTCHRADASIYAAAECFPLEKRAAGFLVAKEMQFLEDAFRAPKAPVTAIFGGSKVSDKIEILRKFTTIANNMIIGGAMAYTFLKCKGKNVGKSRVEEDKLALVEEIFKAAEKRNVKIYLPEDHLCGSEFSENVTPVVVNSADIPDGLMGLDIGEHSAKVFKNVIENSKVVVWNGPMGVFEFEAFAKGTKAVAEAMSHCEGTTIVGGGDSAAAIVKFNLQDKVTHVSTGGGASMELLEGKELPGIKVLRMK, encoded by the coding sequence GTGGCAAAACGTATACGTACTTTGGAAGATCTTGATTTTTCTTCAAATACTCAACCCGTTGTATTATTAAGACTCGATTTAAACGTTCCTATCAAAAAGGGAAAAATCTCAGACGAAACAAGAATTAAAGCAGCACTGCCAACCATAAAATGGCTTCTTGAAAAAAATGCAAAAATCATTGCTTGCTCTCATTTAGGCCGTCCAAAAGGAATTGGCTTTGAAGAAGAATTTTCAATTGCTCCTGTTGGAACAAGACTTGCCGAATTATTAAATCTTGAAGTTGTTCTTGCTCATGACTTTGTAGAAGATGGTTTTGGTAAAATTGTATATGATTTAAAACCAGGTCAAATTATTTTACTTGAAAACCTCCGTTTTCATAAAGAAGAGCAAGCTGGTAATGAAAATTTTGCAAACAAATTAGCTCAATATGCTGAATTTTATGTGAACGATGCTTTTGGAACTTGTCATAGAGCAGATGCTTCTATTTATGCCGCTGCAGAATGTTTTCCGCTTGAAAAAAGAGCTGCAGGATTTTTAGTAGCAAAAGAAATGCAATTTTTAGAAGATGCATTCCGTGCTCCAAAAGCACCTGTTACCGCTATTTTTGGTGGTTCCAAAGTTTCCGATAAAATCGAGATTCTTCGTAAGTTTACAACAATTGCGAATAATATGATTATTGGCGGTGCTATGGCCTATACCTTTTTAAAATGTAAAGGTAAAAATGTTGGAAAATCTCGTGTTGAAGAAGATAAATTAGCTCTTGTTGAAGAAATTTTTAAAGCAGCTGAAAAACGAAATGTTAAAATATATCTCCCTGAAGATCATTTATGCGGATCTGAGTTTTCTGAAAATGTAACCCCTGTTGTTGTGAATTCAGCAGATATTCCAGATGGATTAATGGGATTAGATATTGGTGAACACTCTGCAAAAGTTTTTAAAAATGTAATTGAAAATAGTAAAGTTGTTGTTTGGAATGGTCCAATGGGAGTATTTGAGTTTGAAGCCTTTGCAAAAGGAACAAAAGCAGTTGCTGAAGCCATGTCTCATTGTGAAGGAACAACAATTGTGGGGGGCGGAGATTCTGCTGCGGCTATTGTAAAATTTAATTTACAAGATAAAGTAACGCATGTTTCCACTGGTGGTGGAGCGAGTATGGAGCTTTTAGAAGGAAAAGAACTTCCTGGTATAAAAGTTTTAAGAATGAAATAA
- the tpiA gene encoding triose-phosphate isomerase produces MQTTRKKIIIGNWKMFKDVTSASADFSNFSNLIANQNLNIEVGIAAPSVFLSELSGRTQNVVTLFAQNAHWANDGAFTGEISVPMLKSIRVKGSLVAHSERRQMFGETNISSGARVGALIRSGMKAVLCIGETLEQREKGKLHEVLTTQLEEAFIASEIKSASEFLGSDPKNPLLSIAYEPVWAIGTGKAATSVEAQEAHSIIREFLSSYFDKETSSKLQILYGGSVKLNNVQEYMSCPDIDGALVGGASLNPKDFYDLCMKCN; encoded by the coding sequence ATGCAAACAACTAGAAAAAAAATAATTATTGGTAATTGGAAAATGTTTAAAGATGTAACAAGTGCAAGTGCAGATTTTTCAAACTTTTCAAATTTGATAGCAAATCAAAATTTAAATATTGAAGTTGGAATAGCTGCTCCAAGTGTTTTTCTTTCTGAATTGAGTGGAAGAACTCAAAATGTTGTTACTTTATTTGCGCAAAATGCACATTGGGCAAATGATGGCGCATTTACTGGGGAAATATCTGTCCCTATGTTGAAAAGTATTCGTGTTAAGGGAAGCTTAGTTGCTCATAGTGAACGTAGACAAATGTTTGGTGAAACAAATATATCTTCAGGTGCTAGAGTGGGGGCATTAATCCGTTCAGGAATGAAAGCCGTTTTATGTATTGGGGAAACATTAGAGCAACGAGAAAAAGGAAAATTGCACGAAGTTTTAACAACACAGTTAGAAGAAGCTTTTATTGCATCAGAAATTAAGAGTGCATCCGAATTTTTGGGATCAGATCCTAAAAATCCTCTTTTATCTATTGCATACGAACCTGTTTGGGCTATTGGAACAGGTAAAGCGGCAACTTCTGTCGAAGCTCAAGAGGCTCATTCCATTATCAGAGAGTTTTTATCAAGTTATTTTGATAAAGAAACAAGCTCTAAACTACAAATTTTATACGGTGGAAGTGTTAAGTTAAATAATGTTCAAGAATATATGTCTTGTCCAGATATTGATGGAGCTTTAGTAGGTGGTGCAAGTTTAAATCCAAAAGATTTTTATGATCTTTGTATGAAATGTAATTAA
- the iolB gene encoding 5-deoxy-glucuronate isomerase, protein MDLLIKSNRKSNEHIIITPESAGWQYIGFIITEIKFDQTISWFDSKRELCLIILNGEVTIHLDQQIWEGIGKRQNVFDDLPPHAVYIPPAKFIKVTATKENTLCALCSAPAKGIYPPRWIKPEEMEKTVRGTGTNQRFVTDILPASAKAESLIVVEVRTPSSHSSSYPPHKHDMNFPQEESQLEEIYYHRIAPNQGWVFQRIYTDDRSLDQSVSAEDGDVVLVPYGYHPVVVPHGYHSYYLNVMAGPIREWKFRNDPDHEWMLNS, encoded by the coding sequence ATGGATTTATTAATTAAGTCAAACCGTAAATCAAATGAGCATATTATTATAACTCCAGAATCTGCAGGTTGGCAGTATATTGGGTTTATCATTACTGAAATAAAATTTGATCAGACAATATCATGGTTTGATTCAAAACGTGAACTTTGTTTAATTATTCTTAATGGAGAAGTTACAATACATTTAGATCAACAAATATGGGAAGGAATCGGAAAACGCCAAAATGTTTTTGATGATTTACCTCCACATGCTGTGTATATTCCTCCTGCAAAATTTATTAAAGTAACAGCAACAAAAGAAAATACTTTGTGTGCATTATGTAGCGCTCCTGCAAAAGGAATTTATCCTCCAAGATGGATTAAACCTGAGGAAATGGAAAAAACAGTTCGAGGAACAGGGACAAATCAAAGATTTGTTACTGATATTTTGCCAGCTAGCGCCAAAGCAGAATCTTTAATTGTTGTTGAAGTAAGGACACCTTCAAGTCATAGCTCTAGCTATCCACCACATAAACACGACATGAATTTTCCACAGGAAGAAAGCCAATTGGAAGAGATTTATTATCATCGGATTGCTCCAAATCAGGGTTGGGTTTTTCAACGCATCTACACAGACGATCGATCCTTGGATCAAAGTGTCTCTGCAGAAGATGGGGATGTTGTTTTAGTTCCCTATGGATACCATCCTGTTGTTGTCCCACATGGATATCATTCGTATTATTTAAACGTTATGGCTGGCCCCATTCGCGAATGGAAGTTTAGAAATGATCCTGACCATGAATGGATGTTAAACTCCTAG
- the iolD gene encoding 3D-(3,5/4)-trihydroxycyclohexane-1,2-dione acylhydrolase (decyclizing), producing the protein MKTIRLTMSQALIRYLTAQFIEHENQKIPLFGGCFAIFGHGNVSGIGEALFSVKNIFPTYRGHNEQSMAHAAIAFAKSNFRRRMMAVTSSIGPGATNLVTAAALAHVNRLPLLLLPGDVFTYRGPDPVLQQLEYPQDGTVSVNDCFRPVSRYFDRIVRPEQLLTALPRALSILTDDSNCGPVTLSLPQDVQSEAYSFPLSFFDEKIHHFYLKISGNEELNSAIQFIKKYKKPLIIAGGGVLYSKASNNLQIFAEQFGIPVCETQSGKSALKWDHPLQMGSIGVTGSHAANTIAKNADLIIAIGTRLQDFTTGSNLLFQNASCLSINVNAFDSIKFNSHSLNADANWALLQLSKILSENNWQMEDNWTLNSCELGKKWRDSVTEITSKTLPPSSDFLPYEGEIIGAIQRSSQNSFKDDIIVSAAGGIPAELHKLWRSSEPGGYHCEYGFSCMGYEIAGGLGVKMANPNKEVIVMVGDGSYLMLNSELATSIMLDLKIILVILDNKGYGCIHRLQKSCGNEPFNNMLKDCNINSLENPNIDFALHAKSLGAVSEHVTSIFDFEHAMLRARKSSHSYVIVIDTDYRRTTELGGCWWEVSIPETSQYQKVNHARQNYQDTRNKRL; encoded by the coding sequence ATGAAAACAATTCGCCTGACCATGTCACAAGCTTTAATTCGATATTTAACAGCCCAATTTATAGAACATGAAAACCAGAAAATACCTTTATTTGGTGGCTGTTTTGCCATATTTGGACATGGAAATGTTTCTGGAATTGGAGAAGCTCTTTTTTCTGTTAAAAATATTTTTCCAACTTACCGAGGTCATAATGAACAAAGTATGGCCCATGCAGCCATTGCATTTGCAAAAAGTAATTTTCGTAGACGAATGATGGCAGTAACAAGTAGTATTGGACCTGGAGCAACAAATTTAGTAACTGCAGCAGCATTGGCTCATGTGAATCGACTGCCATTGTTACTTTTACCAGGAGATGTGTTTACTTATCGCGGTCCAGATCCTGTTCTACAACAACTAGAATACCCACAAGATGGGACTGTTTCCGTAAATGATTGTTTTCGTCCTGTTTCAAGATATTTTGATCGGATCGTGCGACCAGAGCAATTACTAACAGCTTTACCACGTGCACTTTCCATTCTTACAGATGATTCCAATTGTGGACCTGTAACTTTATCATTACCTCAAGATGTTCAATCAGAAGCCTATTCTTTTCCATTATCTTTTTTTGATGAAAAAATTCATCATTTTTACCTTAAAATATCAGGAAATGAAGAGTTAAATTCTGCAATTCAATTTATTAAAAAATATAAAAAACCATTAATTATTGCTGGAGGTGGTGTTTTATATAGTAAAGCATCAAATAATCTGCAAATATTTGCAGAACAATTTGGAATTCCTGTCTGTGAAACACAATCAGGAAAAAGCGCATTAAAATGGGACCATCCATTACAAATGGGTTCCATTGGAGTAACAGGATCTCATGCTGCTAATACTATAGCAAAAAATGCTGATTTGATAATTGCTATTGGCACTCGTTTGCAAGACTTTACTACTGGTTCAAATTTATTATTTCAAAATGCATCTTGTTTATCTATTAATGTAAATGCTTTTGATAGCATTAAATTTAACAGCCATTCATTAAATGCAGATGCTAATTGGGCATTACTACAACTTTCAAAAATTCTCTCTGAAAATAATTGGCAAATGGAAGATAATTGGACTCTAAACTCTTGTGAGTTAGGAAAAAAATGGCGTGATTCCGTAACAGAAATAACAAGTAAAACTCTTCCACCTTCTAGTGATTTTCTTCCTTATGAAGGAGAAATTATTGGAGCCATTCAAAGATCATCTCAAAATTCTTTTAAAGATGATATTATTGTGAGTGCAGCGGGTGGGATACCTGCAGAACTTCATAAATTATGGCGATCTTCTGAACCAGGCGGTTATCATTGTGAATATGGTTTTTCTTGTATGGGATATGAAATAGCAGGTGGCCTTGGTGTTAAAATGGCTAATCCTAATAAAGAAGTGATTGTCATGGTAGGAGATGGATCCTATTTAATGCTTAATTCAGAGCTTGCCACAAGTATAATGTTAGATCTTAAAATAATATTAGTCATCTTAGATAATAAAGGTTATGGTTGTATTCATCGTTTGCAAAAATCATGTGGCAATGAGCCATTTAATAATATGTTAAAAGATTGCAATATAAATTCATTAGAAAATCCAAATATAGATTTTGCTCTTCATGCAAAATCTTTAGGTGCTGTATCAGAACATGTTACCTCAATTTTTGATTTTGAGCATGCCATGCTTCGTGCCAGAAAAAGCTCTCATAGTTACGTTATTGTAATTGATACAGATTATCGACGTACTACTGAATTGGGTGGTTGCTGGTGGGAGGTGAGCATACCAGAAACATCTCAATATCAAAAAGTAAATCATGCTAGACAAAATTATCAAGATACACGTAATAAAAGATTATAA
- a CDS encoding bifunctional 5-dehydro-2-deoxygluconokinase/5-dehydro-2-deoxyphosphogluconate aldolase: MLDKNCYLKKDRKFDLICLGRLAVDLYSQQIGAPLEEVSSFAKYLGGSSGNVAFGTARLGLKTAMLSCVGDDQMGSFLLNSLSKEGCDVSQIKKTKEHLTAITLLGIKDKNTFPLLFYRENCADMSLTENDIDENFIASSHSLAITGTHFSQKNVYKASLKALDYAQKNDVLKILDIDYRPVLWGLTNKSDGETRFIANNNVTEHLQSIAPLFDLIVGTEEEFCILGGNENLFESLKLIRNINNGIFVLKLGEKGCTIFENKIPNSFAECEIYEGVKVDILNVLGAGDAFLSGFLANFLRNKDLKTCCHIANACGALVVSRHSCAPAMPTWKEINYFLNHKILKPSLDVELNRLHRVTIAKQKWDELFIFAFDHRIQFMELAHNANQPEVKISELKKLFVSAVIETESELNLQGKIGILADDQFGQEALNLATGRGWWIGRPVELSLSNPLQFEKGSSIGSHLLSWPKDHIIKCLIQYHPDDEVQNRIKQEKRLLSLYHAAQISGHDLLIEIIPPKIFPHAQDTVYRSMKNLYNLGIFPEWWKLEQPSIEIWPFIDELIAKKDSYCRGVVLLGLNEPLTVISKGFKAAHHSKTCRGFAIGRTIFYEASKQWFNNEISNREVIKKTGDIFKNLIQIWQNEKRNTI; the protein is encoded by the coding sequence ATGCTTGATAAAAATTGTTACTTAAAAAAAGATAGAAAATTTGATTTAATTTGCTTAGGAAGGCTTGCAGTCGATTTATATTCTCAACAAATTGGAGCCCCTCTTGAAGAAGTTAGTAGTTTTGCGAAATACCTTGGGGGATCTTCAGGAAATGTCGCCTTTGGAACAGCACGCCTTGGCTTAAAAACAGCAATGCTATCCTGTGTTGGTGATGATCAAATGGGAAGCTTTTTATTAAATTCACTTTCCAAAGAAGGTTGCGATGTCTCTCAAATAAAAAAAACAAAAGAACATTTAACAGCTATAACATTACTTGGAATTAAAGACAAAAATACCTTTCCATTATTATTTTATCGTGAAAATTGTGCAGATATGTCTTTAACTGAAAATGACATTGATGAAAATTTTATAGCTTCATCGCATTCACTTGCTATAACTGGAACTCATTTCTCTCAAAAAAATGTTTATAAAGCTTCTTTAAAAGCGTTAGATTATGCTCAAAAAAATGATGTTTTAAAAATACTAGATATTGATTATCGACCAGTCCTTTGGGGTTTGACAAATAAAAGCGATGGAGAAACTCGATTTATTGCTAACAATAATGTAACAGAACATTTACAATCAATAGCCCCCTTATTTGATTTAATTGTTGGTACAGAAGAAGAATTTTGTATACTAGGAGGAAATGAAAATCTTTTTGAAAGTTTAAAATTAATTCGAAATATAAATAATGGAATATTTGTATTAAAACTAGGAGAAAAAGGTTGTACTATTTTTGAAAACAAAATTCCGAATTCATTTGCTGAATGCGAAATCTATGAAGGAGTTAAAGTAGATATTTTAAATGTTTTAGGTGCCGGTGATGCTTTTTTATCTGGATTTTTGGCAAATTTTTTACGTAACAAAGATTTAAAAACTTGTTGTCATATTGCTAATGCTTGTGGTGCTTTAGTAGTAAGTCGTCATTCCTGTGCTCCTGCTATGCCCACTTGGAAGGAAATAAATTACTTTTTAAATCATAAAATTTTAAAACCTTCGTTAGATGTTGAATTAAATAGATTGCACCGTGTTACAATAGCCAAGCAAAAATGGGATGAACTTTTTATCTTTGCATTTGATCATCGAATTCAATTTATGGAACTTGCACATAATGCAAATCAACCAGAAGTAAAAATTTCAGAATTAAAAAAACTATTTGTAAGCGCTGTAATAGAAACGGAATCTGAATTAAATCTTCAAGGAAAAATAGGTATTTTGGCAGATGATCAATTTGGCCAAGAAGCTTTAAACTTAGCAACAGGTAGAGGCTGGTGGATAGGGCGTCCCGTCGAACTTTCTTTATCCAATCCATTGCAATTTGAAAAAGGAAGTTCAATTGGCTCCCACTTATTAAGCTGGCCAAAAGATCATATTATTAAATGCCTTATTCAATATCATCCAGATGATGAAGTCCAAAATAGAATAAAACAAGAAAAAAGACTCTTGTCACTTTATCATGCAGCACAAATTTCAGGTCATGATTTATTAATTGAAATCATTCCACCAAAAATATTTCCACATGCTCAAGACACCGTTTACCGCTCCATGAAAAATTTATATAACTTAGGAATTTTTCCTGAATGGTGGAAATTAGAACAACCTAGCATTGAAATATGGCCATTTATAGATGAATTAATTGCAAAAAAAGATTCTTATTGCCGTGGTGTCGTCTTATTGGGATTAAATGAGCCTTTAACTGTTATTAGTAAAGGTTTTAAAGCTGCTCATCATTCCAAAACATGCCGAGGATTTGCGATAGGCCGAACTATTTTTTATGAAGCAAGTAAACAATGGTTTAATAATGAAATAAGCAATAGAGAAGTTATAAAAAAAACGGGCGATATTTTTAAAAATTTAATCCAAATATGGCAAAACGAAAAAAGGAATACGATATGA
- a CDS encoding Gfo/Idh/MocA family protein: MKKIKICVVGAGLISQIEHIPNLLRLNKLFELVGVADPSKNARSYFSDRGIKTFSDYGELFSQQLDAVLIASPDSYHAEIAHAALDRGLHVFSEKPLCYSITEADNLIKARDKSKKVVQVGYMKRFDPNYELLRKLLPKNGLGLRLISVEVQDPGAWPFNQHQGELILANDIPADLILESRKLRYQQVILANGKNINSDILRGFTGPYSSSLVHDINAVHGLLETMNLKTSEVTGAAFFADGTCANGSVRIKDCDALWQMSFVSIPKLAEYRERISLYFDDSVYHLEFPSPYLNHFPTKLSVSISNNESLQNTEYCSGYEEAFIRELQGFWASVTLGEPIRNTIEDAKLDMQLIANLTANIK; the protein is encoded by the coding sequence ATGAAAAAAATAAAAATTTGTGTCGTTGGTGCTGGATTGATTTCACAAATAGAGCATATTCCAAATTTACTGCGACTAAATAAATTATTTGAACTTGTTGGTGTTGCAGATCCATCAAAGAATGCAAGAAGTTATTTTTCTGATCGTGGGATCAAAACATTTTCTGATTATGGCGAATTATTTTCACAACAATTAGATGCTGTTTTAATTGCTTCTCCAGATAGCTATCATGCTGAAATTGCACATGCTGCTTTGGATCGTGGTTTACATGTTTTTTCTGAAAAACCTCTTTGTTACTCTATAACTGAAGCAGATAATTTAATTAAAGCACGCGATAAATCGAAAAAAGTTGTGCAAGTTGGATATATGAAACGTTTTGATCCAAATTATGAATTACTGAGAAAATTACTTCCTAAAAATGGATTAGGACTTAGATTAATTAGTGTGGAAGTGCAAGATCCAGGAGCATGGCCATTTAATCAGCATCAAGGAGAATTGATTTTAGCAAATGATATTCCAGCTGATTTAATTCTTGAATCAAGAAAGTTACGTTATCAGCAAGTTATTTTAGCAAATGGAAAAAATATTAATTCAGATATCTTAAGAGGATTTACAGGACCATATTCATCAAGTTTAGTTCATGATATAAATGCTGTCCATGGATTATTAGAAACCATGAATTTAAAAACATCTGAAGTTACTGGAGCCGCCTTTTTTGCTGATGGAACTTGTGCAAATGGAAGTGTTCGAATTAAAGATTGTGATGCTCTCTGGCAAATGTCTTTTGTCTCAATACCTAAACTTGCAGAATACCGTGAAAGAATAAGTTTATACTTTGATGATTCTGTTTATCATTTAGAATTCCCCTCACCTTATTTAAATCATTTTCCTACTAAATTAAGTGTATCTATTTCAAATAATGAATCATTACAAAATACAGAATATTGCTCAGGATATGAAGAGGCTTTTATTAGAGAGCTTCAAGGATTTTGGGCAAGTGTCACCTTAGGAGAACCCATTCGAAATACAATTGAGGATGCAAAATTAGATATGCAGCTTATAGCAAATTTAACCGCAAACATTAAATAA
- the iolE gene encoding myo-inosose-2 dehydratase: protein MSKIRLGINPITWSNDDDPTLGGHTPLTTCLEETKKAGFSGTELGGKFPRKPNELKNILAEFDLELVSGWFDGHIAERNVEAEFDAIMPHLYLLKELNANVVVYADVSYRQKDWLFEPISERPKLKTNEWEIYGNKITKLANLIKDFGLNMSFHHHMGTIIETDKEIDLLIENTGSSVGLLLDTGHCVFSGGSPKEIVIKHAKRINHVHCKDIRKSKLEKIILNKTSFMESIHDGIFTVPGDGFINFADILSVLAAQNYQGWLVVEAEQDPNKAHPLTYAKMGYQNLKKLALEAGLIVAN from the coding sequence ATGAGCAAAATAAGACTTGGCATAAATCCAATTACTTGGAGTAATGATGATGATCCCACATTAGGTGGACATACACCTCTTACAACTTGTTTAGAAGAAACGAAAAAAGCAGGATTTTCTGGTACAGAACTTGGTGGTAAATTCCCAAGAAAACCAAATGAATTAAAAAATATTTTAGCTGAATTTGATTTAGAACTGGTTTCTGGTTGGTTTGACGGTCATATTGCCGAACGCAATGTAGAAGCAGAATTTGATGCGATTATGCCTCACCTTTATTTATTAAAAGAATTAAATGCAAATGTAGTTGTCTATGCAGATGTTAGCTATAGACAAAAAGATTGGTTATTTGAACCCATCTCTGAACGCCCTAAATTAAAAACAAATGAATGGGAAATATATGGAAATAAAATTACTAAATTAGCAAATCTAATAAAAGATTTTGGATTAAATATGTCATTCCATCATCATATGGGAACAATTATTGAAACTGATAAAGAAATTGATTTATTAATAGAAAATACAGGTTCCTCTGTTGGATTATTATTAGATACTGGTCATTGTGTATTTTCTGGAGGAAGCCCTAAAGAAATTGTTATAAAACATGCTAAAAGAATAAATCATGTTCACTGCAAAGACATTAGAAAATCAAAACTTGAAAAAATTATTTTAAATAAAACAAGTTTTATGGAATCTATTCACGATGGCATTTTTACAGTACCTGGTGATGGATTTATCAATTTTGCTGATATTTTGTCAGTTCTGGCAGCTCAAAATTATCAGGGATGGCTTGTAGTAGAAGCGGAACAAGATCCAAATAAAGCACATCCTCTTACTTATGCAAAAATGGGTTATCAAAATTTAAAAAAACTTGCATTAGAAGCTGGTTTAATTGTGGCAAATTAA
- a CDS encoding ATP-binding cassette domain-containing protein: MLQSIIELKNIYKTFGSIVALTDITFDIKKGEVHCLLGDNGAGKSTLIKILSGVHQPTGGKLFIDGTPILLSSPRDAIDLGIATVFQDLAMSPLMSITRNFFMGREPVKGRGILQRIDMLKANQIALQALSEIGIDIRDPSQSVGTLSGGERQCVAIARAVHFGARVLILDEPTSALGVHQASLVLKYIAQARSRNLGVVFITHNIQHAFTIGDRFTLLNRGTSQGTFKKTEISQEEVLQVMAGGEELQKVQLEIEKINSQSNIKEFH, translated from the coding sequence ATGCTTCAGTCTATTATTGAATTAAAAAATATTTATAAAACATTCGGATCTATAGTTGCTTTAACTGATATTACTTTTGATATAAAAAAAGGAGAAGTTCATTGTTTACTTGGTGATAATGGCGCAGGAAAATCTACATTAATTAAAATATTATCCGGAGTTCATCAACCAACAGGAGGTAAATTATTTATTGATGGAACACCTATCCTTTTATCCTCCCCTAGAGACGCTATTGACTTAGGAATTGCAACCGTTTTTCAAGATTTAGCAATGTCCCCTTTAATGAGCATTACTCGTAATTTTTTTATGGGTAGAGAACCTGTTAAGGGCAGAGGAATTTTGCAAAGAATTGATATGTTAAAAGCTAATCAAATCGCATTACAGGCTTTATCTGAAATAGGAATTGACATTCGAGATCCTAGTCAATCTGTTGGTACTTTATCAGGTGGCGAAAGACAGTGTGTTGCTATTGCCAGAGCTGTTCATTTTGGTGCTCGCGTTTTAATTTTAGATGAACCAACTTCTGCCTTAGGAGTGCATCAAGCCTCTCTTGTTCTTAAATACATTGCTCAAGCAAGATCAAGAAATTTAGGAGTAGTTTTTATTACTCATAATATTCAGCATGCTTTTACAATTGGAGATCGATTTACTTTATTAAATAGGGGAACAAGTCAAGGAACTTTTAAAAAAACAGAAATCTCTCAAGAAGAAGTTTTGCAAGTTATGGCTGGTGGTGAAGAATTACAGAAGGTTCAATTAGAAATAGAAAAAATAAATTCACAAAGTAACATTAAAGAATTTCATTAA
- a CDS encoding ABC transporter permease, with protein MGSKSTSIKLINKGLGSDTKRIHKTSSIIKLLRRPELGVTSSIIFVYFIFFILAGSSGMFSAEGMINIFQVSAELGILAAAAALLMISGEFDLSMGSMIAFASICIGICVNQFQIPLSISIALTFTLAILIGCFNGWLVVKTGLPSFIVTLASMFILRGLSVGLARSFTGSTQIPYITEGAEESFSVFLFSGHVGKPLFIWLSENHLLATHSDGSPVIEGIPISLLWWIFVTIIASWVLLKTRFGNWIFAVGGDINAARNMGIPVQKVKIILFIITALASTLFATIQVTESGSADTLRGMQKEFEAIIAVVIGGTLLTGGYGTTIGAMLGALIFGTVQIGIFYTGIDNDWFKVFLGIMILVAVLFNTYVRRRALLSH; from the coding sequence ATGGGTTCAAAATCAACTTCAATAAAATTAATAAATAAAGGATTGGGAAGTGATACAAAACGTATTCACAAAACCTCATCGATAATTAAATTACTCAGAAGACCCGAGCTAGGAGTTACTTCATCAATCATATTTGTTTATTTTATATTTTTTATACTTGCTGGCTCTAGTGGAATGTTTAGTGCTGAAGGAATGATTAATATTTTTCAAGTTTCAGCCGAGCTTGGCATTCTTGCAGCAGCCGCTGCTTTATTAATGATTTCAGGAGAGTTTGATCTATCCATGGGATCCATGATTGCATTTGCAAGTATTTGTATTGGGATTTGTGTTAATCAATTTCAAATCCCTCTTTCTATTTCAATAGCACTCACTTTTACTCTTGCTATTTTAATTGGTTGCTTCAATGGTTGGCTTGTCGTTAAAACAGGATTACCTTCATTTATAGTTACCTTAGCTTCTATGTTTATTTTAAGAGGACTTTCCGTTGGTTTAGCGAGATCATTTACGGGAAGCACGCAAATACCTTACATAACAGAAGGCGCGGAAGAAAGTTTTAGCGTATTTTTATTTAGTGGCCATGTTGGAAAACCATTGTTTATTTGGCTTTCTGAAAATCATTTATTAGCAACTCATTCTGATGGATCTCCTGTCATTGAAGGTATTCCAATATCATTATTATGGTGGATTTTTGTAACTATTATTGCATCATGGGTATTATTAAAAACACGTTTTGGAAATTGGATATTTGCCGTTGGTGGAGATATTAATGCAGCAAGAAACATGGGTATACCAGTCCAAAAAGTAAAAATTATTTTATTCATTATAACAGCCTTAGCTTCAACTCTTTTTGCGACAATTCAGGTAACAGAATCAGGTTCAGCTGACACTTTAAGAGGAATGCAAAAAGAATTTGAAGCCATAATTGCTGTTGTCATTGGCGGAACATTATTAACAGGAGGTTATGGCACAACTATTGGAGCAATGTTAGGAGCTCTTATATTTGGTACAGTTCAAATTGGAATTTTTTATACAGGAATTGACAATGATTGGTTTAAAGTTTTTTTAGGAATCATGATTCTAGTTGCTGTTTTATTTAATACATATGTTCGTCGTCGCGCTCTTTTATCTCATTAG